CAGCAGGAAGATCTCGTGGCCGCTCAGCCCGGTTTCCCCGTTGGAGATGTCGATTCCCCAGCCCAGCAGCGGCATCGCGGCGAGCAGGATGAACGGGTAGGCGAGCAGGGTGGGCCAGTGGACGAGCTGGATCCGGGCGACGTCGAGCACGCGGGTCATCGTGATTCCTTTCCGGCGGCCATCAGCGCTGCGCCGTGGTGCTGGGTGGTCCGGATGATCAGCTGCTGCAGCGAAACCGGCTCGAAGTCCAAGCCCGGCGCGGGCCGCCGGGGAACGCCGCTGAGGGTGACGCGCAGGGAGCCGCCGATCCGTTCGCGGTGCAGCTCCCGGTATCCGGCGGCGAAGCGCTCGACGGCGTCGGCGGGCCCGGTGACCGCGACGGCCTCGCCCCGGAGCGATTCGGCGTCCGCGTCGATGAGCACCTTGCCGTGATCGAGCAGGACGACGTGGTCGATCAGGGCGCTGACCTCGTCGATCAGGTGCGTGGAAAGCACGATCGTGCGCGGGTGTTCGGCGTAGTCGGCGAGCAGCCGGTCGTAGAACAGCTGGCGCGCGACGGCGTCGAGGCCGAGGTAGGGCTCGTCGAACAGGGTCAGCGGCGCCCGCGCGGCCAGCCCGATGATCACCCCGGCCGCCGAGAGCTGGCCGCGCGAGAGCTTGCCGAGCAACTGGTCCGGTGGCACGGCGAAGTCCGCCAGCAGGGTCGCGGCGTAGGCGTCGTCCCAGTTCGGGTAGAGCAGCCGCGCGGCGCGCAGCGCGTGCTTC
This window of the Amycolatopsis balhimycina FH 1894 genome carries:
- a CDS encoding ABC transporter ATP-binding protein, giving the protein MNVVRTTGVTKRFGAVAALDGVSVELAENTIHGLLGRNGAGKTTLMKILTAQDFATSGTVAVFGQHPYENADVLSRVCFVKESQHYPEKFRVKHALRAARLLYPNWDDAYAATLLADFAVPPDQLLGKLSRGQLSAAGVIIGLAARAPLTLFDEPYLGLDAVARQLFYDRLLADYAEHPRTIVLSTHLIDEVSALIDHVVLLDHGKVLIDADAESLRGEAVAVTGPADAVERFAAGYRELHRERIGGSLRVTLSGVPRRPAPGLDFEPVSLQQLIIRTTQHHGAALMAAGKESR